The proteins below are encoded in one region of Micromonospora sp. DSM 45708:
- a CDS encoding histidine kinase N-terminal domain-containing protein, protein MSTLRELAEEHTTLRPADIDHLHRIAGDWQLLSDLSFADLLLWVPVDGDGTFLCVAQVRPTTAPTAYLDDQVGRIVGGPEVAHLEVAHRQGRIWREGDPVWYGDVPARHEAIPVRLRTGDGEGGEVIAVVGRDTNLSTARTPSQLELNYLTTADDLAQMIADGTFPPPRHPGETTSAPRVGDGLVRLDANGKVTYASPNAQSAYRRLGFASHLVGEDLAKLHRRLAGDPLEGTDAGNAVLAALRGEAPPRREIDARGATMLTRALPLMPAGVPIGALVLVRDITEVRRRDRALITKDATIREIHHRVKNNLQTVAALLRLQARRVSMPEARVALEESVRRVASIALVHETLSMSSDEAVEFDGIVDRVASAATEVAATEVTVGMRRKGSFGVLPAEIATSLVMVLNELLLNAVEHGFPPADEDAAPAPADATRPEVVVSVHRHRKQLHVSVVDNGRGLPAQFDAERGGNLGLQIVRALVTGELRGTIELRNGTAGGTEAVLVVPLARGTTDRLTGRAGPP, encoded by the coding sequence GTGTCCACCCTCCGTGAGCTCGCCGAGGAGCACACCACGCTCCGGCCGGCCGACATCGACCACCTGCACCGGATCGCCGGCGACTGGCAGTTGCTGTCCGACCTCTCCTTCGCCGACCTGCTGCTCTGGGTGCCGGTGGACGGCGACGGGACCTTCCTCTGCGTGGCCCAGGTCCGCCCGACCACCGCCCCGACCGCCTACCTCGACGACCAGGTCGGCCGCATCGTCGGCGGGCCCGAGGTGGCGCACCTGGAGGTGGCCCACCGGCAGGGCCGGATCTGGCGGGAGGGCGACCCGGTCTGGTACGGCGACGTGCCGGCCCGGCACGAGGCCATCCCGGTGCGGCTGCGCACCGGCGACGGGGAGGGCGGCGAGGTGATCGCCGTGGTCGGCCGGGACACCAACCTCTCCACCGCGCGTACCCCGAGCCAGCTCGAGCTCAACTACCTGACCACCGCCGACGACCTGGCCCAGATGATCGCCGACGGCACGTTCCCGCCGCCCCGGCACCCGGGCGAGACCACCTCGGCACCCCGGGTCGGGGACGGGCTGGTGCGGCTCGACGCCAACGGCAAGGTCACCTACGCCAGCCCGAACGCGCAGTCCGCGTACCGCCGGCTCGGCTTCGCGTCCCACCTGGTCGGGGAGGACCTGGCCAAGCTGCACCGCCGGCTCGCCGGCGACCCGCTCGAAGGCACCGACGCCGGCAACGCGGTGCTCGCCGCGCTGCGCGGCGAGGCCCCGCCCCGCCGCGAGATCGACGCCCGGGGCGCCACCATGCTCACCCGGGCGCTGCCGCTGATGCCCGCCGGTGTGCCGATCGGCGCGCTGGTGCTGGTCCGCGACATCACCGAGGTACGCCGCCGCGACCGCGCCCTGATCACCAAGGACGCCACCATCCGGGAGATCCACCACCGGGTGAAGAACAACCTCCAGACCGTCGCCGCGTTGCTGCGGCTCCAGGCCCGCCGGGTGTCCATGCCGGAGGCCCGTGTCGCGCTGGAGGAGTCGGTACGCCGGGTCGCCTCGATCGCGCTGGTGCACGAGACGCTCTCCATGTCCAGCGACGAGGCGGTGGAGTTCGACGGCATCGTGGACCGGGTGGCCAGCGCCGCGACCGAGGTGGCCGCGACCGAGGTGACCGTCGGCATGCGTCGCAAGGGCAGCTTCGGCGTACTGCCCGCCGAGATCGCCACGTCGCTGGTGATGGTGCTCAACGAGTTGCTGCTCAACGCCGTGGAACACGGCTTCCCGCCGGCCGACGAGGACGCCGCCCCCGCCCCGGCGGACGCGACCCGGCCCGAGGTGGTGGTCTCGGTGCACCGGCACCGCAAGCAACTGCACGTCTCGGTCGTCGACAACGGTCGCGGCCTGCCCGCCCAGTTCGACGCCGAGCGCGGCGGCAACCTGGGGCTCCAGATCGTCCGGGCGCTCGTCACCGGCGAGCTGCGCGGCACCATCGAGCTGCGCAACGGCACCGCCGGCGGCACCGAGGCGGTGCTCGTCGTCCCGCTGGCCCGCGGCACCACCGACCGCCTCACCGGCCGGGCCGGGCCGCCCTGA
- a CDS encoding glycosyltransferase family 39 protein: MSASAEPAPSRARPGWPAWAVPGLLTLAITLVGLGHAQLWRDELATWSAATRPLPDLVRLTRTIDAATGPYYLLTHGWTTLVGTSPTALRLPSALAMAGAAALTARLGARLAGDRAGLLAGLLFAVLPATSRYGQEARPYALATLLAMLATLLLVDALRRPSRRRWAGYAVAVAALGLLHLIALTLLAAHAVAVLLTAARGPTAAGLGPADQPRPDVPDANSPGEPGVEPRHVAGEAREAPARGRRVFVRWLLALVPAVALVAPLALVALGQRGRQLDWVDPARLPDLASLPGGLAQSGVVGGFLLGLAALGAVRLGRRALLPGAAVLLPVLLLFVAGTVVPLWVTRYLLFVVPFACLLAGAALAAATPAGTRPALAGPPEPEPPGTAPPGARPGGTGLVPALAVVALVGLLGLPDQAALRRTHEWPRSAPVDYAGAAGIVAAGERPGDAIVYSPRDGWLFPDLGLAYHLGSGLPRDVLVVRDQRAEASLWATECGDPARCLAGVDRVWLVVAGRRADPLAAVPGAKGEALRDRFTVRQVWPRPGLTVALLAR; encoded by the coding sequence GTGAGCGCGTCCGCCGAGCCTGCGCCGTCCCGAGCCCGCCCCGGTTGGCCGGCGTGGGCGGTCCCCGGGCTGCTCACGCTGGCGATCACGCTCGTCGGGCTCGGGCACGCGCAGCTCTGGCGGGACGAGCTGGCCACCTGGAGCGCCGCCACCCGACCGCTGCCGGACCTGGTCCGGCTGACCCGCACCATCGACGCCGCCACCGGGCCGTACTACCTGCTCACGCACGGGTGGACCACGCTGGTCGGCACCTCCCCCACGGCGCTGCGGCTGCCCTCCGCACTCGCCATGGCGGGCGCCGCCGCGCTGACCGCCCGGCTCGGCGCGCGCCTCGCCGGTGACCGGGCCGGGCTGCTGGCCGGGCTGTTGTTCGCCGTGCTGCCGGCCACCTCGCGCTACGGCCAGGAGGCCCGCCCGTACGCGCTCGCCACGCTGCTCGCCATGCTCGCCACGCTGCTGCTGGTCGACGCGTTGCGTCGGCCGTCCCGGCGGCGCTGGGCCGGGTACGCGGTCGCCGTCGCCGCACTCGGCCTGCTCCACCTGATCGCGCTCACCCTGCTCGCCGCGCATGCCGTGGCGGTGCTGCTGACCGCCGCCCGCGGCCCGACCGCCGCCGGCCTCGGCCCGGCCGACCAGCCCCGACCCGACGTCCCCGACGCAAATTCACCCGGCGAGCCCGGCGTGGAACCGAGGCACGTGGCCGGCGAGGCCCGGGAGGCACCGGCGCGAGGCCGGCGAGTGTTCGTCCGGTGGCTGCTGGCGCTGGTCCCGGCCGTCGCGCTCGTCGCGCCGCTGGCGCTGGTGGCCCTGGGTCAGCGCGGCCGGCAGCTCGACTGGGTGGACCCGGCCCGCCTGCCGGATCTGGCGTCACTGCCCGGTGGGCTGGCGCAGAGCGGCGTGGTGGGCGGGTTCCTGCTGGGGCTCGCCGCGCTCGGGGCGGTCCGGCTCGGTCGGCGGGCGCTGCTGCCCGGGGCCGCCGTGCTGCTGCCGGTGCTGCTGCTCTTCGTCGCCGGCACGGTGGTGCCGCTCTGGGTGACCCGCTACCTGCTCTTCGTCGTGCCGTTCGCCTGCCTGCTGGCCGGGGCCGCGCTGGCCGCGGCGACGCCGGCCGGCACCCGACCGGCGTTGGCGGGACCACCCGAACCGGAGCCGCCCGGAACGGCACCGCCCGGAGCGAGGCCGGGCGGAACGGGGCTCGTGCCGGCGCTCGCCGTGGTGGCCCTGGTCGGGCTGCTCGGGCTGCCCGACCAGGCGGCGCTGCGCCGTACCCACGAGTGGCCCCGCAGCGCCCCGGTCGACTACGCGGGCGCGGCCGGGATCGTCGCCGCCGGTGAGCGGCCGGGCGACGCGATCGTCTACTCCCCCCGGGACGGCTGGCTCTTCCCGGATCTGGGCCTGGCGTACCACCTGGGGTCGGGGCTGCCGCGCGACGTGCTGGTGGTCCGCGACCAGCGGGCGGAGGCGAGCCTCTGGGCCACCGAGTGCGGCGACCCGGCGCGGTGCCTGGCCGGCGTGGACCGGGTCTGGCTGGTGGTCGCCGGCCGCCGGGCGGACCCGCTGGCGGCGGTGCCCGGCGCGAAGGGCGAGGCGTTGCGGGACCGCTTCACGGTCCGTCAGGTCTGGCCCCGTCCGGGGCTCACGGTGGCGCTGCTCGCCCGGTGA
- a CDS encoding nitrite/sulfite reductase, whose translation MAVSSTPTRSDDSAPVARAPRRPRGEGQWALGHREPLNPNERIKKDDDPLNVRDRIENIYAHRGFASIDPQDLRGRFRWWGLYTQRKAGIDGGRTAVLEPHELEDEFFMLRVRVDGGQLSLAQLRVVAEISREFARDTADITDRQNIQYHWIRVEDMPEIWRRLEAVGLQTTEACGDCPRIVLGSPVAGVARDEVLDPTPAIDEIVRRYVGDKQFSNLPRKFKTSISWLVDTPYEANDIAFLGVEHPEHGPGFDVWVGGGLSTNPMLAKRLGVWVPLHEVPDVWAGVVGIFRDYGYRRLRNRARLKFLVADWGVAHFREVLEKEYLGRALLDGPAAELPAKPVDHIGVHPQRDGANYVGAAPVVGRVSGTQLAELADVVEAHGSDRVRLTPYQKLLVLDVAPERTEELVTALRGIGLEARPSAWRRGTMACTGIEFCKLAIVETKRRGEELVARLEERLRDFDADISIHLNGCPNACARTQVADIGLKGQLVVGPDGRQVEGFQVHLGGGLGMAAGQTAGFGRKLRGLKTTADELPEYVERLARRYLAGRTDGESFANWVIRVDEEELR comes from the coding sequence ATGGCGGTCAGCAGCACCCCGACCCGCTCGGACGATTCGGCTCCCGTCGCCCGGGCGCCCCGCCGGCCGCGCGGCGAGGGCCAGTGGGCGCTCGGGCACCGTGAGCCGCTCAACCCCAACGAGCGGATCAAGAAGGACGACGACCCGCTCAACGTCCGGGACCGGATCGAGAACATCTACGCCCACCGGGGCTTCGCCTCGATCGACCCGCAGGACCTGCGTGGCCGGTTCCGCTGGTGGGGGCTCTACACGCAGCGCAAGGCCGGCATCGACGGCGGGCGCACCGCGGTGCTGGAGCCGCACGAGCTGGAGGACGAGTTCTTCATGCTCCGGGTGCGGGTGGACGGCGGCCAGCTCAGCCTGGCCCAGCTCCGGGTGGTCGCGGAGATCTCCCGCGAGTTCGCCCGGGACACCGCCGACATCACCGACCGGCAGAACATCCAGTACCACTGGATCCGGGTCGAGGACATGCCGGAGATCTGGCGCCGGTTGGAGGCGGTCGGCCTCCAGACCACCGAGGCGTGCGGCGACTGCCCCCGGATCGTGCTCGGCAGCCCGGTCGCCGGCGTGGCCCGGGACGAGGTGCTCGACCCGACCCCGGCCATCGACGAGATCGTCCGCCGGTACGTCGGGGACAAGCAGTTCTCCAACCTGCCCCGCAAGTTCAAGACGTCGATCTCCTGGCTGGTCGACACCCCGTACGAGGCGAACGACATCGCGTTCCTCGGGGTCGAGCACCCGGAGCACGGGCCCGGCTTCGACGTCTGGGTGGGCGGTGGGCTCTCCACCAACCCGATGCTGGCCAAGCGGCTCGGCGTCTGGGTGCCGCTGCACGAGGTGCCGGACGTGTGGGCCGGTGTGGTCGGCATCTTCCGCGACTACGGCTACCGCCGGCTGCGCAACCGCGCCCGGTTGAAGTTCCTGGTCGCGGACTGGGGCGTGGCGCACTTCCGCGAGGTGCTGGAGAAGGAGTATCTGGGCCGGGCGCTGCTCGACGGGCCGGCCGCGGAGCTGCCGGCGAAGCCGGTCGACCACATCGGCGTGCACCCGCAGCGCGACGGCGCGAACTACGTCGGCGCGGCCCCCGTGGTGGGCCGGGTCTCCGGGACCCAGCTCGCCGAGCTGGCCGACGTGGTCGAGGCGCACGGCAGCGACCGGGTGCGGCTCACGCCGTACCAGAAGCTGCTGGTGCTGGACGTCGCGCCGGAGCGGACCGAGGAGCTGGTGACGGCGCTGCGCGGGATCGGTCTGGAGGCCCGGCCGTCGGCCTGGCGGCGCGGCACCATGGCCTGCACCGGCATCGAGTTCTGCAAGTTGGCCATCGTGGAGACGAAGCGGCGCGGTGAGGAGCTGGTGGCCCGGTTGGAGGAGCGGCTGCGCGACTTCGACGCGGACATCTCCATCCACCTGAACGGCTGCCCGAACGCCTGCGCCCGCACCCAGGTCGCGGACATCGGGCTCAAGGGCCAGCTCGTGGTCGGCCCGGACGGCCGGCAGGTCGAGGGCTTCCAGGTGCACCTCGGCGGCGGCCTGGGCATGGCCGCGGGGCAGACCGCCGGCTTCGGCCGCAAGCTGCGCGGCCTGAAGACCACCGCCGACGAGCTTCCGGAGTACGTGGAACGGCTGGCCCGCCGCTACCTGGCCGGCCGGACCGACGGCGAGAGCTTCGCCAACTGGGTCATCAGAGTCGACGAGGAGGAGCTTCGGTGA
- a CDS encoding IS1 family transposase — MSDARSAPLYCPYCGEEDLRPHEAGHGAWECHACARVFSVKFTGLLGRAVAR, encoded by the coding sequence GTGAGTGACGCTCGATCTGCGCCTCTCTACTGCCCGTACTGCGGGGAGGAGGACCTGCGACCGCACGAGGCCGGGCACGGCGCCTGGGAGTGCCACGCCTGCGCGCGGGTCTTCTCGGTGAAGTTCACCGGGCTGCTGGGCCGGGCGGTGGCCCGGTGA
- a CDS encoding phosphoadenylyl-sulfate reductase — protein sequence MSGLVSAAGLGLVGAAGPADPARRDPAELRALAEEAGRELADAPALEIARWAVQTFGERFCVTSSMADGVLAHLVSRVAPGVDVVFLDTGLHFPETLRVRDEVARRMPVRVRSIRPRMTVGQQDGQYGPRLFNRSPDDCCQLRKVEPLERALAGYDAWAAGLRRDESPTRANTPVVGFDPRRGKVKVNPIAAWTQREVDAYVARHDIPVNELFAKGYGSIGCWPCTRRIKAGEDPRAGRWAMFEKTECGLHT from the coding sequence GTGAGCGGCCTGGTCTCCGCCGCGGGCCTGGGCCTGGTCGGCGCTGCCGGCCCGGCCGACCCGGCCCGGCGCGACCCGGCGGAGCTGCGCGCGCTGGCCGAGGAGGCGGGGCGGGAACTGGCGGACGCGCCCGCGCTGGAGATCGCCCGTTGGGCGGTGCAGACGTTCGGCGAGCGGTTCTGCGTGACCAGCTCGATGGCCGACGGCGTGTTGGCGCACCTCGTCTCCCGGGTCGCGCCCGGCGTCGACGTGGTGTTCCTGGACACCGGGCTGCACTTCCCGGAGACGCTCCGGGTGCGCGACGAGGTGGCCCGGCGGATGCCGGTGCGGGTCCGCTCGATCCGGCCCCGGATGACGGTCGGCCAGCAGGACGGCCAGTACGGGCCCCGCCTGTTCAACAGGTCCCCGGACGACTGCTGCCAGTTGCGCAAGGTGGAGCCGTTGGAGCGGGCGCTGGCCGGGTACGACGCCTGGGCCGCCGGGCTGCGCCGGGACGAGTCGCCGACCCGGGCGAACACGCCGGTGGTGGGTTTCGACCCGCGTCGCGGCAAGGTCAAGGTGAACCCGATCGCGGCCTGGACGCAGCGCGAGGTGGACGCGTACGTGGCCCGCCACGACATCCCGGTCAACGAGCTGTTCGCCAAGGGCTACGGCTCGATCGGCTGCTGGCCGTGCACCCGCCGCATCAAGGCGGGGGAGGACCCGCGCGCCGGGCGTTGGGCGATGTTCGAGAAGACCGAGTGCGGCCTGCACACCTGA